A part of Astyanax mexicanus isolate ESR-SI-001 chromosome 2, AstMex3_surface, whole genome shotgun sequence genomic DNA contains:
- the LOC103022337 gene encoding YY1-associated factor 2 produces MGDKKSPTRPKRHCKPPSDEGYWDCSVCTFRNTAEAFKCMMCDVRKGTSTRKPRPVSQIVAQQVPAQFASPTQPKKEKKEKTEKDKNDREPAVKKNGHKKMRPRLKNIDRSSAQHLEVTVGDLTVTITDFKEKTKPLSSSTSTSSTATSADQHSQNGSSSDTTEKAVSRSSSPRGEGTSVNGDLH; encoded by the exons ATGGGAGACAAGAAGAGCCCGACGAG GCCGAAGAGACACTGCAAGCCCCCGTCGGACGAGGGCTACTGGGACTGCAGCGTGTGCACTTTCAGGAACACAGCCGAGGCGTTCAAATGTATGATGTGCGACGTACGAAAAGGGACGTCAACTCG TAAACCTCGCCCCGTTTCTCAGATTGTGGCTCAGCAAGTACCGGCACAATTTGCTTCACCTACACAACCCAAAAAGGAGAAGAAGGAAAAGACGGAGAAGGACAAAAACGACAGGGAGCCAGCAGTGAAAAAGAACGGTCACAAAAAGATGAG GCCACGGTTAAAAAACATCGACAGAAGCAGTGCACAGCACTTGGAAGTTACAGTGGGAGATTTGACAGTCACCATCACAGACTTTAAGGAAAAAACAAAGCCcctgtcctcctccaccagcacATCCTCCACAGCCACGTCAGCAGATCAACACAGCCAGAACGGATCCAGCTCAGATACCACAGAGAAAGCAGTGTCCAGATCATCCTCTCCTCGAGGTGAAGGCACGTCTGTGAACGGAGACCTACACTAA
- the LOC103022647 gene encoding periphilin-1 produces MAYRRDRNIRDLYEERIMGRTLPAPYQRIVNVVDRRHPFRRPEDDYDRDTDVNYGRRGGGGFHEHRAGHGERGPYGGEKRSEPAYRREDPYVYNRGFTEEHASSRQDEFRSSSRGNSSSRGQRAPPRPLLNLPHRGDNSPTYGTTNPDRRGDRESQKRKSSFSPARDHPPLKREEPPSSSARSSRSYSPEGSKNNQTQPSQPKTTPIQQEKERPPSSLTAESGDASPHSSVLATKEEVAGAVVEQVKETKAKEDPEQTAEAHRAHVIANKALEIEKLYRQDCETFGMVVKMLVAKQPTLEKQLETALKENLVEIKERCLEDLRQFISEVNVVLQSDQDKI; encoded by the exons A TGGCCTACAGACGAGATCGCAATATCAGAGACCTGTATGAAGAAAGAATTATGGGACGAACA CTGCCAGCACCTTATCAGAGAATAGTTAATGTTGTGGACAGACGGCATCCCTTCAGACGGCCTGAAGATGACTATGATAGAGATACTGACGTTAATTATGGTCGTAGAGGAGGAGGTGGATTCCATGAGCACAGAGCCGGTCATGGGGAGAGAGGACCGTATGGTGGAGAAAAAAGAAGTGAACCAGCTTACAGAAGG GAGGATCCGTATGTGTACAACCGAGGGTTTACAGAAGAACATGCATCATCAAGACAGGACGAGTTCAG gAGCAGTAGCAGAGGGAACTCCAGTAGCAGGGGTCAGAGAGCCCCTCCACGACCACTCTTAAATTTACCCCACAGAGGAGACAACAGCCCTACATATGGTACTACAAATCCAGACCGAAG AGGCGACCGTGAGAGCCAGAAACGTAAATCTTCGTTCTCCCCTGCCCGGGATCACCCACCACTAAAGAGAGAGGAGCCCCCCTCGTCCAGCGCTCGCTCCAGTCGCAGCTACTCTCCAGAGGGGAGCAAAAACAACCAAACTCAGCCCAGCCAGCCAAAGACCACTCCCATCCAGCAAG AAAAAGAGAGACCACCCAGCTCTCTCACTGCTGAATCTGGAGATGCATCCCCACACAGCTCAGTATTAGCAACCAAG GAGGAGGTGGCGGGGGCCGTAGTGGAGCAGGTTAAGGAGACCAAAGCAAAGGAGGACCCTGAACAGACTGCAGAGGCACATCGGGCACATGTCATCGCAAACAAAGCTCTGGAGATTGAAAAG TTGTACAGACAGGATTGCGAAACCTTTGGGATGGTGGTGAAGATGCTGGTAGCAAAACAGCCTACTCTGGAGAAGCAGCTGGAGACGGCACTAAAGGAGAATCTTGTAGAGATTAAGGAGCGATGTTTGGAGGACCTGCGTCAGTTTATATCCGAGGTCAATGTCGTGCTTCAAAGTGATCAGGACAAGATTTGA